The following coding sequences lie in one Panicum virgatum strain AP13 chromosome 6N, P.virgatum_v5, whole genome shotgun sequence genomic window:
- the LOC120679026 gene encoding BAG family molecular chaperone regulator 1-like, protein MMRGAREQRVAFSPIKEAAAVPKEEVWEVRPGGMLVQKRSPDADPPPGGAPVPTIRVKVKFNGVYHEIYINAQASFGELKKLLSEKTGLHPDDQKVVYKDKERDSKAFLDMAGVKDRSKMLMLEDPAAKAKRLLEERRTSKAERAAKAIARVALDLDKLATKVSALETIVSKGGQVVDADVVVLTEALMNELVKLDSIAADGEVKALRRAQEKRVQKHVETLDAIRAKQSKASGKARPPRQPPAAQQQRRQFQPPAPTTATAPAPQTQTASWETFDLLSSVPSTSAAPVTTMAPATTTTPSPRFEWELF, encoded by the exons ATGATGCGCGGGGCCAGGGAGCAGAGGGTGGCCTTCTCGCCGATtaaggaggccgcggcggtgccCAAGGAGGAGGTGTGGGAGGTCCGGCCGGGGGGCatgctggtgcagaagcggagCCCCGACGCGGACCCGCcccccggcggcgcgcccgtGCCCACCATCCGCGTCAAGGTCAAGTTCAACGGCGTCTACCACGAGATCTACATCAACGCCCAGGCCTCCTTCG GCGAGCTGAAGAAGCTGCTGTCGGAGAAGACGGGCCTGCACCCGGACGACCAGAAGGTGGTGTACAAGGACAAGGAGCGCgactccaaggcgttcctcgacATGGCCGGCGTCAAGGACCGCTCCAAGATGCTCATGCTCGAGGACCCCGCCGCCAAGGCCAAGCGCCTCCTCGAGGAGCGCCGGACCAGCAAGGCCGAGCGCGCCGCCAAGGCCATCGCGCGCGTCGCGCTCGACCTCGACAAGCTCGCCACCAAG GTGTCGGCGCTGGAGACGATCGTGAGCAAGGGCGGCCAGGTGGTGGACGCCGACGTGGTGGTGCTGACGGAGgccctgatgaacgagctcgtGAAGCTGGACTCCATCGCCGCTGACGGCGAGGTGAAGGCGCTGCGGCGGGCACAGGAGAAGCGGGTGCAGAAGCACGTGGAGACGCTGGACGCCATCCGCGCCAAGCAGAGCAAGGCGAGCGGCaaggcgcggccgccgcgccagcccccggcggcgcagcagcagcgccggcagttccagccgccggcgcccaccACCGCGACGGCCCCGGCGCCGCAGACGCAGACGGCGAGCTGGGAGACGTTCGACCTGCTGTCGTCGGTGCCGTCGACGTCGGCGGCCCCCGTGACGACCATGGCCCCCGCGACCACCACCACGCCGTCCCCGCGGTTCGAGTGGGAGCTCTTCTAG